The following are encoded together in the Deinococcus soli (ex Cha et al. 2016) genome:
- the yqeK gene encoding bis(5'-nucleosyl)-tetraphosphatase (symmetrical) YqeK: MIAQVLPPPPGVAAWTGWEERVRLMVKPRRYEHVLRVAELAAQIARANGLDDMRAYAAGVLHDIARDLPDHELLRLAPPECDIDAAHPLALHGRAARTLLERWGYQDRVVLDAVEDHTTGPRGGNPVSSCVYIADVSEPGRGVNADIRELALTDLTAALERAIVSKVTYLQGRGIQVHPRTLKAYHALPCNAHLPCPT, from the coding sequence GTGATTGCCCAGGTGCTGCCCCCGCCCCCCGGCGTGGCGGCCTGGACAGGCTGGGAGGAACGGGTGCGGCTGATGGTCAAGCCGCGCCGCTACGAGCACGTGCTGCGCGTGGCGGAACTCGCGGCGCAGATCGCCCGGGCTAACGGCCTGGACGACATGCGTGCCTACGCCGCCGGGGTGCTGCACGACATTGCCCGCGACCTGCCCGATCACGAACTGCTGCGTCTCGCGCCTCCTGAATGCGACATCGACGCGGCGCACCCACTGGCCCTGCACGGCCGTGCCGCCCGCACCCTGCTCGAACGCTGGGGGTACCAGGACCGCGTGGTGCTCGACGCCGTCGAGGACCACACCACCGGCCCGCGTGGCGGCAACCCCGTCTCGTCGTGCGTGTACATCGCCGACGTGTCCGAACCCGGCCGCGGCGTGAACGCCGACATCCGCGAACTGGCCCTGACCGACCTGACGGCCGCGCTGGAACGCGCCATCGTCTCCAAGGTCACGTACCTCCAGGGGCGCGGCATTCAGGTCCACCCCCGCACCCTGAAGGCCTACCACGCCCTCCCCTGCAACGCCCACCTTCCCTGCCCCACGTGA
- a CDS encoding LCP family protein — MTHPPAPRIAGLRALQAFGLSLSALSLGGFALLSGAGPSAAAAVTPGQAPSFTLLIAGRDIVYCYYRQPCKDQDQRTGLAQPPNTDTVMVVKVQGTTVHALNIPRDTNVGPFDRYRSVALQKINSQYFSGGPEALVKAAETITGEHIDSYVIVRTDYVERVIDALGGLDVTVPEPGIEWIDNAAGVNLNLAPGAHHLDGKDGVLFLRVRKGFGDDYGRIDHQKQALTQLAGKLRTPQGLAALPTILGGIGNGVETNVNPATIAAMRPYLSQMKLSFATLPTDDIPGTFNLAVNRERLAQVWGDVPATPPNPDLKVTVVDASGENLGPALTRALTALGYRNVQVTPAPRSGEASQVFTQQDVADAAQLADTLNLARLQGERFPVSAGEVGILLGADAAESLAGLKGLGAPTIP, encoded by the coding sequence GTGACCCACCCCCCTGCCCCCCGCATCGCCGGGCTGCGCGCCCTGCAGGCGTTCGGCCTCTCCCTCTCCGCCCTGTCCCTGGGGGGCTTCGCGCTCCTGAGCGGCGCGGGGCCCTCGGCCGCCGCCGCCGTCACGCCCGGGCAGGCCCCCAGCTTCACCCTGCTGATCGCCGGGCGGGACATCGTGTACTGCTACTACCGCCAGCCCTGCAAGGACCAGGACCAGCGCACCGGGCTGGCACAGCCGCCGAACACCGACACCGTCATGGTCGTCAAGGTGCAGGGCACCACCGTGCACGCCCTGAACATCCCCCGCGACACCAATGTCGGCCCCTTCGACCGGTACCGGTCCGTGGCCCTACAGAAAATCAACAGTCAGTACTTCTCCGGCGGGCCCGAGGCTCTCGTGAAGGCTGCCGAGACCATCACGGGCGAACACATCGACTCGTACGTGATCGTCCGCACCGACTACGTCGAGCGGGTCATCGACGCGCTGGGTGGGCTGGACGTCACCGTGCCCGAACCCGGCATCGAGTGGATCGACAACGCGGCGGGCGTGAACCTGAACCTCGCGCCCGGCGCGCACCACCTGGACGGCAAGGACGGCGTGCTGTTCCTGCGCGTCCGCAAGGGATTCGGGGACGACTACGGCCGCATCGACCACCAGAAACAGGCCCTGACGCAGCTGGCCGGAAAGCTCCGCACGCCGCAGGGCCTCGCGGCGCTTCCCACCATCCTGGGCGGCATTGGCAACGGCGTCGAAACCAACGTGAACCCCGCCACCATCGCCGCGATGCGCCCCTACCTGAGCCAGATGAAACTCAGCTTCGCCACGCTGCCCACCGACGACATTCCCGGCACCTTCAACCTCGCCGTGAACCGCGAGCGACTCGCGCAGGTGTGGGGCGACGTGCCCGCCACACCCCCCAACCCGGACCTGAAGGTCACGGTCGTGGACGCCAGCGGCGAGAACCTCGGCCCGGCCCTGACCCGCGCCCTGACCGCGCTGGGCTACCGCAACGTGCAGGTCACGCCCGCCCCCCGCAGCGGCGAGGCCAGTCAGGTGTTCACCCAGCAGGACGTCGCCGACGCCGCGCAGCTGGCCGACACTCTGAACCTCGCCCGGCTGCAGGGCGAACGCTTCCCGGTCAGCGCGGGCGAGGTCGGCATCCTGCTCGGCGCGGACGCCGCCGAGAGCCTCGCTGGACTGAAAGGCCTGGGCGCCCCCACCATCCCCTGA
- the rsfS gene encoding ribosome silencing factor, whose amino-acid sequence MTPDTNTMNQLRAIVDAARERRAEDVTVLDLTDVSSTLEYFVICTATAGLQLNAVQENIREKAQATGLPRPSVEGPSERWLLLAFGGSVVVHIMTKDAREYYDLEGLWSDARVLDFPEPEVKA is encoded by the coding sequence ATGACCCCCGACACCAACACCATGAACCAGCTGCGCGCCATCGTGGACGCCGCCCGCGAACGCCGCGCCGAAGACGTCACCGTCCTCGACCTGACCGACGTCAGCAGTACCCTCGAATACTTCGTGATCTGCACCGCCACCGCCGGCCTCCAGCTGAACGCCGTGCAGGAGAACATCCGCGAGAAAGCCCAGGCGACCGGTCTGCCCCGCCCCAGCGTCGAAGGCCCCAGCGAACGCTGGCTGCTCCTCGCGTTCGGCGGCAGCGTCGTCGTGCACATCATGACCAAGGACGCCCGCGAGTACTACGATCTCGAAGGCCTCTGGAGCGACGCGCGCGTCCTCGACTTCCCCGAACCCGAAGTCAAGGCGTAA
- a CDS encoding DUF3809 domain-containing protein, translating to MIVEATQDFTLPWAGDDAAALAFVRDPARALARVRFLRDLRADGEGVRGELLVPLPGLGEVDLPFHSALTATPDGGALTPQAISGERAWVEVAGQARLDGGALHFAFQFRAHLATPDAQGWGGAAFEKMIRAAAARTLERVARELPAGIAQAAQE from the coding sequence GTGATCGTTGAGGCGACGCAGGACTTCACGTTGCCCTGGGCCGGGGACGACGCGGCGGCGCTGGCGTTCGTGCGCGACCCGGCCCGCGCGCTGGCCCGCGTGCGTTTCCTGCGGGACCTGCGTGCCGACGGCGAGGGCGTGCGCGGCGAACTGCTCGTGCCGCTCCCCGGCCTGGGCGAGGTGGACCTGCCCTTCCACAGCGCCCTGACCGCCACGCCGGACGGGGGGGCGCTCACCCCGCAGGCCATCAGCGGCGAGCGGGCCTGGGTGGAGGTCGCCGGTCAGGCCCGCCTGGACGGGGGTGCGCTGCACTTCGCGTTCCAGTTCCGCGCGCACCTCGCCACGCCGGACGCGCAGGGCTGGGGCGGCGCGGCCTTCGAGAAGATGATCCGCGCCGCCGCTGCCCGCACCCTGGAGCGCGTGGCCCGCGAACTGCCCGCCGGAATCGCGCAGGCCGCGCAGGAGTGA
- a CDS encoding DUF3248 domain-containing protein, producing MTDLPGDPAELPDSSALEAASPELARALDALGGQLVWRIGKDEASDDVVVRLGFASATPRFAHLPRLRSAGDAELQAALAEKRVVIEWVD from the coding sequence ATGACCGATCTGCCGGGCGACCCTGCCGAGCTGCCGGACTCCAGTGCCCTGGAGGCCGCCTCGCCGGAACTGGCGCGCGCGCTGGACGCGCTGGGCGGGCAGCTCGTGTGGCGCATCGGGAAGGACGAGGCCAGCGACGACGTCGTGGTGCGGCTGGGCTTCGCGTCCGCCACGCCCCGATTCGCGCACCTGCCCCGGTTGCGCAGCGCCGGGGACGCCGAGTTGCAGGCGGCGCTGGCCGAGAAGCGAGTCGTGATCGAGTGGGTCGACTGA
- a CDS encoding RsmD family RNA methyltransferase: MSLRILGGTAKGRSLQVPDSARPSGARVRKSLFDLLAARAPAGRYPEFIDLHGGSGAIGLEAASRGYRVTLVEKDARAVRALETNARALDLRVRIVKGDAGALLKRLGQFDVVFSDPPYEADIPKLTAQILASGVLAPGGLLVCQHPDRLHLPEHAGFTREEREYGSNTLTLYWHPDAPELDADSDDDGEIG, encoded by the coding sequence GTGAGCCTGCGCATTCTGGGCGGCACCGCGAAGGGCCGTAGCCTGCAGGTGCCCGACAGCGCCCGGCCCAGCGGCGCGCGCGTCCGCAAGAGCCTGTTCGACCTGCTGGCTGCCCGCGCGCCCGCCGGGCGATACCCGGAGTTCATCGACCTGCACGGCGGGAGCGGCGCGATCGGGCTGGAGGCCGCCAGTCGCGGGTACCGCGTGACGCTGGTCGAGAAGGACGCGCGGGCCGTGCGGGCGCTGGAGACGAACGCCCGCGCGCTGGACCTGCGGGTGCGGATCGTGAAGGGGGACGCCGGGGCGCTCCTGAAACGCCTGGGGCAGTTCGACGTGGTGTTCAGCGACCCGCCGTACGAGGCGGACATCCCGAAACTGACCGCGCAGATCCTCGCCAGCGGCGTCCTCGCGCCCGGCGGACTGCTGGTGTGCCAGCATCCGGACCGGCTGCACCTGCCCGAGCACGCGGGCTTCACGCGGGAGGAACGCGAGTACGGCAGCAACACTTTGACGCTGTACTGGCACCCGGACGCCCCGGAACTGGACGCGGACAGCGACGATGACGGCGAAATCGGGTAA
- the coaD gene encoding pantetheine-phosphate adenylyltransferase, giving the protein MNAVFPGSFDPITSGHMDVLTRAARIFDHVTVTVMHNARKQGRHLFTLDERLEILREATAHFPNVSVDTFGGLLVDYMARQETGSVIVRGLRAVSDYEYELQIAHLNRQIGDAETVFIMAATRWSFVSSSMVREIASYGGNVSEMVPRASASALRRKHADVYEEREAELQAQTTSL; this is encoded by the coding sequence ATGAACGCCGTTTTCCCGGGCTCGTTCGACCCGATCACCAGCGGGCACATGGACGTACTGACGCGCGCCGCGCGGATCTTCGACCACGTGACCGTGACGGTCATGCACAACGCCCGCAAGCAGGGCCGCCACCTCTTCACGCTGGACGAGCGCCTGGAGATCCTGCGCGAGGCGACCGCGCACTTCCCCAACGTCAGCGTGGACACCTTCGGGGGCCTGCTGGTGGACTACATGGCCCGCCAGGAGACCGGCAGCGTGATCGTGCGCGGCCTGCGCGCCGTGTCCGACTATGAGTACGAGTTGCAGATCGCGCACCTGAACCGCCAGATCGGGGACGCGGAGACGGTGTTCATCATGGCCGCCACCCGCTGGAGCTTCGTGAGCAGTTCCATGGTGCGCGAGATCGCCAGTTACGGCGGGAACGTCAGCGAGATGGTGCCCCGCGCCAGCGCCAGCGCCCTGCGCCGCAAGCACGCGGACGTGTACGAGGAACGCGAGGCAGAATTGCAGGCCCAGACGACCAGCCTCTAA
- the metK gene encoding methionine adenosyltransferase: MRKYYTSESVSEGHPDKLADFISDSILDEFLRQEPGSRVAVETLLTTGMAVVAGEVTAETAHVDVQKTVRDAVKQVGYTRANYGFDAEYSAVLVSLHEQSPEIAGGVNHSEEWRGMTEEQRALAENAHSMVGAGDQGLMFGYATDETPELMPLPISLAHKLTRRIAELRKDGTLPYLRPDAKAQVTVVRDGEPHEATETLVDTVVISTQHSEDVSQEQIRADMIEHVIRAVIPAEYLTKGTKYFINPSGRFVIGGPHGDTGLTGRKIIVDTYGGAVPHGGGAFSGKDPTKVDRSAAYYARFIAKNIVAAGLARRALVEVAYAIGRAQPVSLRVDTYGTGTVSDDRLAVIVAEHFDARPQAIIAELDLRRPIYAQTAAYGHFGRPEFPWEQTHKAEALKAAAQQD, from the coding sequence ATGCGGAAGTACTACACCTCGGAATCGGTGTCCGAAGGGCACCCCGACAAGCTGGCCGACTTCATCTCGGACAGCATTCTCGACGAGTTCCTGCGCCAGGAACCCGGCAGTCGCGTCGCGGTGGAGACGCTGCTCACCACCGGCATGGCCGTCGTGGCGGGCGAGGTCACCGCCGAGACCGCCCACGTGGACGTCCAGAAGACCGTCCGTGACGCCGTCAAGCAGGTCGGCTACACCCGCGCGAACTACGGCTTCGACGCCGAATACAGCGCCGTGCTGGTCAGCCTGCACGAACAGAGCCCCGAGATCGCGGGCGGCGTGAACCACAGCGAGGAGTGGCGCGGCATGACCGAAGAGCAGCGTGCCCTCGCAGAGAACGCGCACTCGATGGTCGGCGCGGGCGACCAGGGCCTGATGTTCGGCTACGCCACCGACGAGACGCCGGAACTCATGCCGCTGCCCATCAGCCTCGCGCACAAGCTCACGCGGCGCATCGCGGAGCTGCGCAAGGACGGTACGCTGCCCTACCTGCGCCCCGACGCGAAGGCGCAGGTCACGGTCGTCCGCGACGGCGAACCCCACGAGGCCACCGAAACGCTGGTCGACACCGTCGTCATCAGCACCCAGCACAGCGAGGACGTGAGCCAGGAACAGATCCGCGCCGACATGATCGAGCACGTGATCAGGGCCGTGATTCCCGCCGAGTACCTCACCAAAGGCACGAAGTACTTCATCAACCCGTCGGGACGTTTCGTCATCGGCGGCCCCCACGGCGACACCGGCCTCACGGGGCGCAAGATCATCGTGGACACCTACGGCGGCGCCGTGCCCCACGGTGGCGGGGCGTTCAGCGGCAAGGACCCCACCAAGGTGGACCGCAGCGCGGCGTACTACGCGCGCTTCATCGCCAAGAACATCGTCGCCGCGGGCCTCGCCCGGCGCGCGCTGGTCGAGGTCGCGTACGCCATCGGCCGCGCCCAGCCCGTCAGCCTGCGCGTCGACACGTACGGCACCGGCACCGTCAGCGACGACCGCCTCGCCGTGATCGTGGCCGAGCACTTCGACGCGCGCCCCCAGGCGATCATCGCGGAACTCGACCTGCGCCGCCCCATCTACGCGCAGACCGCCGCGTACGGCCACTTCGGCCGCCCCGAATTCCCCTGGGAACAGACCCACAAGGCCGAGGCCCTCAAGGCCGCCGCGCAGCAGGACTGA
- a CDS encoding winged helix-turn-helix domain-containing protein, with protein sequence MSHVVVIEDEGTVRDVLRFHLERAGLRVTALESVTGAFDVLPGADALVLDWMLPGESGLSFLRRLRADAELRRMPVLMLTARAAEAERVEGLESGADDYLTKPFSAAELVARVRALLRRTQPDVPAVLSNGPLSVDVSAAEARVGSRRMNLTRREFDLLAFMTQHVGRVYSRTELLDRVWGADFLGGERTVDQHVTQLRAHLGDDPGKPGFLETVRGKGYRMRPWTDGA encoded by the coding sequence ATGAGCCACGTCGTTGTCATCGAGGATGAGGGAACGGTCCGGGACGTCCTGCGCTTTCACCTGGAGCGGGCGGGGCTGCGGGTCACCGCCCTGGAGTCCGTGACCGGCGCGTTCGACGTGCTGCCCGGCGCGGACGCGCTGGTGCTGGACTGGATGCTGCCCGGCGAGAGTGGCCTGAGCTTCCTGCGCCGCCTGCGGGCCGACGCGGAACTGCGCCGCATGCCGGTGCTGATGCTCACCGCCCGCGCCGCCGAGGCCGAGCGGGTCGAGGGCCTGGAGTCCGGCGCGGACGACTACCTGACCAAGCCGTTCAGTGCGGCGGAACTCGTGGCGCGGGTGCGGGCGCTGCTGCGCCGCACGCAGCCGGACGTGCCCGCCGTCCTGAGCAACGGCCCCCTGAGCGTGGACGTGAGTGCCGCCGAGGCGCGGGTGGGCAGCCGCCGCATGAACCTCACGCGGCGCGAGTTCGACCTGCTGGCCTTCATGACGCAGCACGTGGGGCGCGTGTACTCCCGCACGGAACTGCTCGACCGGGTGTGGGGCGCGGACTTCCTGGGGGGCGAGCGGACCGTGGACCAGCACGTCACGCAGCTGCGCGCCCATCTGGGTGACGATCCGGGCAAGCCCGGCTTCCTGGAAACGGTGCGCGGCAAGGGCTACCGCATGCGCCCCTGGACGGACGGCGCGTGA
- a CDS encoding sensor histidine kinase, translated as MTAPDATGRAVGAPDHWIDALPQAVLLTDAGLVTRVNAAAARLWGVPQERASGRPVLEVVRRHTLETLLERGGELELEVTGRTLRCTATRDGTLGALIVEDVTEHRRREAELREATAVLSHEFRTPVAALRGVLEALEYDMPRDLAQNFVRQGLQETERLARLAEDLAVGFRPTRARTLPLAEAFARAERLLTADLNARRASVTFGQDHLVRADPDKLLQVLLNLIENALKYGPPAQPIEVQTHERGTWIEVSVLDRGTPIPDTESLFKAHTRGRAATGQGSGMGLYIVRSIVHGWGGQAWAERRGDANAFCFTLPGVGGIG; from the coding sequence GTGACGGCCCCGGACGCCACCGGCCGCGCGGTGGGCGCGCCCGATCACTGGATCGACGCGCTGCCGCAGGCGGTCCTGCTGACGGACGCGGGGCTGGTCACGCGCGTGAACGCCGCCGCCGCGCGGCTGTGGGGCGTGCCGCAGGAGCGCGCCTCGGGCCGCCCGGTGCTGGAGGTCGTGCGCCGCCACACCCTGGAGACCCTGCTCGAACGCGGCGGGGAGCTGGAACTGGAGGTCACGGGCCGCACGCTGCGCTGCACCGCCACCCGCGACGGCACGCTGGGCGCGCTGATCGTGGAGGACGTCACCGAGCACCGCCGCCGCGAGGCGGAACTGCGCGAGGCGACCGCCGTGCTCTCTCACGAGTTCCGCACGCCCGTCGCGGCGCTGCGCGGCGTGCTGGAGGCGCTGGAGTACGACATGCCCCGCGACCTCGCGCAGAACTTCGTCCGGCAGGGCCTCCAGGAAACCGAGCGCCTCGCGCGGCTGGCGGAGGACCTCGCCGTGGGCTTCCGGCCCACCCGCGCCCGCACCCTGCCGCTGGCCGAGGCCTTCGCGCGCGCCGAGCGGCTGCTGACGGCTGACCTGAACGCCCGCCGCGCCAGCGTGACGTTCGGGCAGGATCACCTCGTGCGGGCCGATCCGGACAAGCTGCTGCAGGTGCTGCTGAACCTCATCGAGAACGCCCTGAAGTACGGCCCGCCCGCCCAGCCCATTGAGGTGCAGACCCATGAACGCGGCACCTGGATCGAGGTGAGCGTCCTTGACCGGGGCACGCCCATTCCCGACACCGAGAGCCTGTTCAAGGCGCACACGCGCGGCCGCGCCGCGACCGGGCAGGGCAGCGGCATGGGTCTGTACATCGTCCGGAGCATCGTGCACGGTTGGGGCGGGCAGGCCTGGGCCGAGCGGCGCGGCGACGCGAACGCCTTCTGCTTCACCCTGCCCGGCGTGGGCGGCATCGGCTGA
- the phoU gene encoding phosphate signaling complex protein PhoU, translating into MREALENDLRAVLNGALNMLGTVERMLPVAGDVLLRENVERLAEVKALDREVDAQEAQIEAECLRIIALHQPVARDLRMVALILKSLSDIERMGDYVVHVAEDGAELAQAPALKRYVNLARMLDRLGEMSQNLRTAIADRDVARAEATVQMDDEVDDLYEQIQRELVTYMLEDPRNISKALMLMRVGRSLERVGDHMENISERVRYWVTGQREG; encoded by the coding sequence ATGCGTGAAGCCCTCGAAAACGATCTGCGTGCCGTCCTGAACGGCGCACTGAACATGCTCGGCACCGTCGAGCGCATGCTCCCCGTCGCCGGGGACGTCCTGCTGCGCGAGAACGTCGAACGCCTCGCGGAGGTCAAGGCCCTCGACCGCGAGGTGGACGCCCAGGAAGCGCAGATCGAGGCCGAGTGCCTGCGGATCATCGCGCTGCACCAGCCGGTCGCGCGGGACCTGCGGATGGTCGCCCTGATCCTCAAGAGCCTCAGCGACATCGAGCGCATGGGCGACTATGTCGTGCACGTCGCCGAGGACGGCGCGGAACTCGCGCAGGCCCCGGCGCTGAAACGCTACGTGAACCTCGCGCGGATGCTCGACCGGCTGGGCGAGATGAGCCAGAACCTCCGCACCGCCATCGCCGACCGTGACGTGGCGCGCGCCGAGGCGACCGTGCAGATGGACGACGAGGTGGACGACCTGTACGAGCAGATCCAGCGTGAACTCGTGACGTACATGCTCGAGGACCCGCGCAACATCAGCAAGGCGCTGATGCTCATGCGGGTGGGCCGCAGCCTGGAACGCGTCGGGGATCACATGGAGAACATCTCCGAACGCGTCCGCTACTGGGTGACCGGCCAGCGCGAAGGCTGA
- the coaBC gene encoding bifunctional phosphopantothenoylcysteine decarboxylase/phosphopantothenate--cysteine ligase CoaBC: MAAVKAPSVLRRLRERGAEVRVIATRAALAFVTELSLSTAADGPVGTDAHWFEARPDALHLTHARVGAAVVVGASAELLAGAAHGHAGDLALATLLSVRAPVLWVPAMNELMWMHPAVQANVETLRGWGHAFLGPEVGAFGTRGEGRGVGRMSEPDDIADATLALLKGYTSTAPVRDLVGVRVVVSAGPTREYLDPVRFISNPSSGKMGFAVAEAARDRGADVTLVTGPVNLPDPAGVRVVRIESALELRDAVVDAARDAGIVVMTAAVADYRAATQSGEKQAKVAGDVTIHLTPNPDILAELGREKGDRVLVGFAMETHAGVERAAGKAQRKNADFILLNYPTREGTAFGGDDNQVTLVRADGSHEDWPRVSKREVAERLLTEAARLLPRQG, translated from the coding sequence ATGGCGGCGGTGAAGGCCCCGTCGGTGCTGCGCCGGTTGCGGGAGCGTGGGGCGGAGGTGCGGGTGATCGCGACCCGCGCGGCGCTGGCGTTCGTCACGGAACTGAGCCTGAGCACGGCGGCGGACGGTCCGGTGGGCACGGACGCGCACTGGTTCGAGGCGCGGCCGGACGCGCTGCACCTGACACACGCGCGGGTGGGCGCAGCGGTGGTGGTGGGCGCGTCGGCGGAGTTGCTGGCGGGGGCGGCGCACGGGCACGCGGGGGATCTGGCGCTGGCGACGCTCCTGAGCGTGCGCGCCCCCGTATTGTGGGTGCCCGCGATGAACGAGCTGATGTGGATGCACCCGGCGGTGCAGGCGAACGTGGAAACGCTGCGCGGCTGGGGGCACGCCTTCCTGGGGCCGGAGGTGGGGGCGTTCGGCACGCGCGGCGAGGGGCGCGGCGTGGGCCGCATGAGCGAACCGGATGACATCGCGGACGCGACGCTGGCCCTGCTGAAGGGGTACACCTCCACTGCCCCAGTGCGGGATCTGGTGGGCGTGCGGGTGGTCGTGTCGGCCGGGCCGACGCGGGAGTACCTGGACCCGGTGCGGTTCATCAGCAACCCGTCGAGCGGGAAGATGGGCTTCGCGGTGGCGGAGGCCGCGCGGGACCGGGGCGCGGACGTGACGCTGGTGACCGGCCCGGTGAATCTGCCGGACCCGGCGGGCGTGCGGGTGGTGCGGATCGAGTCGGCGCTGGAGTTGCGGGACGCGGTGGTGGACGCCGCGCGGGACGCGGGCATCGTGGTGATGACGGCGGCGGTCGCGGATTACCGCGCGGCCACCCAGAGCGGCGAGAAGCAGGCGAAGGTGGCGGGCGACGTGACGATTCACCTGACGCCCAACCCGGACATCCTGGCGGAACTGGGCCGTGAGAAGGGGGACCGGGTCCTGGTGGGCTTCGCCATGGAGACACACGCCGGGGTGGAACGCGCGGCGGGCAAGGCGCAACGGAAGAATGCGGATTTCATCCTCCTGAACTACCCGACGCGGGAGGGCACGGCGTTCGGCGGGGACGACAATCAGGTGACGCTGGTGCGCGCCGACGGCTCGCATGAGGACTGGCCGCGCGTGAGCAAGCGCGAGGTGGCCGAGCGCCTGCTGACCGAGGCGGCGCGGCTGCTGCCCCGTCAGGGCTGA
- the argR gene encoding arginine repressor: MAGTLSKEQRQKRIQDIIARDSVSTQGELVERLQAEGIRVTQATVSRDINELRLVRLPVGKGRHRYALAQTAGHVGAQEELARLFQNFVHDIDRGENMLVIRTADGHATGVALVLDRVRRDDIIGTLAGEDTIFVVARTTADAENIMEEFHAMMLG, encoded by the coding sequence ATGGCGGGTACGCTCAGCAAGGAACAACGTCAGAAACGCATTCAGGACATCATCGCCCGCGACAGTGTCAGTACCCAGGGAGAACTCGTCGAGCGCCTCCAGGCCGAGGGCATCCGGGTCACGCAGGCCACCGTCAGCCGCGACATCAACGAGCTGCGGCTGGTGCGCCTCCCGGTCGGGAAGGGCCGCCACCGCTACGCCCTGGCGCAGACGGCCGGGCACGTGGGCGCGCAGGAGGAACTCGCGCGGCTCTTCCAGAACTTCGTGCACGACATCGACCGGGGCGAGAACATGCTCGTGATCCGCACGGCGGACGGGCACGCGACCGGCGTGGCGCTCGTGCTCGACCGGGTGCGGCGGGATGACATCATCGGCACGCTGGCGGGCGAGGACACGATCTTCGTGGTGGCGCGCACCACGGCGGACGCGGAGAACATCATGGAGGAGTTCCACGCCATGATGCTGGGGTAA
- a CDS encoding phosphohydrolase encodes MDTSALLTAAEAFAGPFYAEVGRAYHTGAHVRALLDALAGCGVLTPALALAAWGHDLIYDPRAADNEARSADVFGAWLAAQGAPGELQAEVRALILATRHTAPTTTRVEALFVDADLSVLGADAATFDAYDRAIRVEYAHVPEAAYRTGRAAVLRSFLNREQLYLTPEFAELEPQARVNLARALNRLS; translated from the coding sequence ATGGACACGTCGGCCCTGCTGACCGCCGCCGAGGCGTTCGCGGGGCCGTTCTACGCCGAAGTGGGCCGGGCGTACCACACCGGGGCGCATGTGCGGGCGCTGCTGGACGCCCTGGCTGGGTGTGGGGTGTTGACGCCCGCGCTGGCACTGGCCGCGTGGGGCCATGACCTGATCTACGACCCGCGCGCGGCGGACAACGAGGCCCGCAGCGCGGACGTGTTCGGGGCGTGGCTGGCCGCGCAGGGAGCACCCGGGGAGCTTCAGGCGGAGGTGCGGGCGCTGATCCTCGCCACCCGGCACACCGCGCCGACGACCACGCGGGTGGAGGCGCTGTTCGTGGACGCCGACCTGAGTGTCCTGGGGGCCGATGCCGCCACGTTCGATGCGTACGACCGGGCCATCCGGGTGGAGTACGCGCACGTCCCCGAGGCTGCGTACCGCACCGGGCGGGCGGCGGTCCTGCGGAGCTTCCTGAACCGCGAGCAGCTGTACCTCACGCCGGAGTTCGCGGAGCTGGAACCTCAGGCGCGGGTCAATCTGGCTCGGGCGCTGAACCGCCTGAGCTGA